One genomic region from Quercus robur chromosome 4, dhQueRobu3.1, whole genome shotgun sequence encodes:
- the LOC126723549 gene encoding F-box protein CPR1-like isoform X14, whose translation MLDLEYLPYDVLPDILHGLPVKSLIRFRCVSKSWNSLITSPAFINSNLTRSPSDSNKLIVRYLDVICQVERYKLIYEDNDNDDSSSSEQIQDLEFPLRCSSRDYFQLVGSANGLFCLHEGNRVILWNPCIRKFITLPNPSFIDVFHCYLAIGFDLRTDDYKVVRIAYQSVNVRCEGAKPPLVEVYSVSEGSWRVTSGGDSYPHRITIRNWHHQVPSLNGAVYFTAKDWGDAQSSIVLSFDLGDEVFRLISLPNGKFGLDADIRTSVFNGLLSLICYESRFLSSIKSCSVWVMKEYGVVDSWTKQFTIDFNMLHCVDWKVLGFLNNDHVLVEKTQAYGTMLLLYDPESQQEVKNLGYSISARYSYAANYVRNLTLLDKPNDEVSKRK comes from the coding sequence ATGTTGGACCTGGAGTATCTGCCATACGATGTGTTGCCGGATATCCTGCATGGACTGCCCGTGAAATCCCTAATCCGATTCAGGTGCGTTTCCAAATCATGGAATTCTCTAATCACAAGTCCTGCCTTCATCAATTCCAATCTCACTCGATCGCCCTCCGATTCCAACAAATTAATTGTTAGGTATTTGGATGTCATATGCCAAGTAGAGCGCTACAAATTAATTTACGAAGACAATGACAATGATGACTCCTCCTCATCTGAACAAATTCAAGATCTTGAGTTCCCACTAAGGTGTAGTAGTCGGGACTATTTTCAATTAGTCGGTTCCGCGAATGGATTGTTTTGCCTTCATGAAGGAAACCGCGTTATTCTTTGGAATCCTtgtattagaaaatttattacCCTTCCCAACCCTTCTTTTATTGACGTCTTTCATTGTTATCTAGCaattgggtttgatttgagGACCGATGATTATAAGGTGGTGAGAATTGCCTATCAAAGTGTAAATGTTAGGTGCGAAGGTGCCAAACCACCTCTGGTTGAGGTTTACTCTGTTAGCGAGGGATCTTGGAGAGTAACTAGTGGTGGTGACTCATATCCGCATAGAATTACTATTCGTAATTGGCACCATCAAGTACCTTCTTTAAATGGAGCTGTTTATTTTACGGCGAAAGATTGGGGTGATGCCCAGAGTTCAATAGTTTTGTCATTTGATTTGGGTGATGAGGTTTTCCGCTTGATATCCTTGCCAAATGGTAAATTTGGATTGGATGCTGATATTCGTACCTCAGTATTCAATGGATTGCTTTCTCTAATATGTTATGAGAGTCGGTTTCTGAGCAGCATCAAGAGTTGTTCTGTTTGGGTTATGAAAGAGTATGGTGTTGTGGATTCTTGGACTAAACAGTTCACTATTGACTTCAATATGCTACATTGTGTTGATTGGAAAGTGTTAGGTTTCTTGAATAATGATCATGTATTAGTGGAGAAAACACAAGCATATGGTACGATGCTCTTGTTATATGACCCAGAGAGCCAACAAGAAGTGAAGAATTTGGGGTATTCTATAAGCGCTCGTTATTCTTATGCTGCTAATTATGTGAGGAATCTTACCTTACTTGACAAACCAAATGATGAAGTTTCCAAGAGGAAGTGA
- the LOC126723554 gene encoding putative F-box protein At1g47730 isoform X1: MFEDLPNEVLYEILHKLPLKSLIQLRCVSKSFNSLITSPAFINFSFTRSHPDSNKLIVRYLDVEYHVERYKLIVEDNDNNDSSSSEQIQDFEFPLRSSWAYFQLVGSANGLFCLHQGNRFILWNPCIRKFITLPTPCLFPCFLGFGFDSRNNDYKLVRIAKSAKLSLVEVCSVSERAWRVASGGDLCPARITCSVLHPQPASLNGALHFVANDWGGAQSLVVLSFDLGDEVFRVISLANGNFGSGADIGISVFNGSLSLLSYKYECQHRRRVQCCSVWVMNKYDDVDSWTKQFTIEFNMLHWKVLGFLKNDNVLVQKVESRGSKLLSYDPESEQVKNLGFYRSTYYSYADNYVRNLNFLTNQMM, translated from the coding sequence ATGTTTGAGGATCTGCCAAACGAAGTTTTGTACGAGATCCTGCATAAACTACCCTTGAAATCCCTAATTCAATTAAGGTGCGTTTCCAAATCATTCAACTCTCTAATTACAAGTCCTGCCTTCATCAATTTCAGTTTCACTCGATCCCACCCCGATTCCAACAAATTAATTGTTAGGTATTTGGATGTCGAATACCATGTAGAGCGCTACAAATTAATTGTCGAAGACAATGACAATAATGATTCCTCCTCATCTGAACAAATTCAAGATTTTGAGTTTCCACTAAGGAGTAGTTGGGCCTATTTTCAATTAGTCGGTTCTGCGAATGGATTGTTTTGCCTTCATCAAGGAAACCGCTTTATTCTTTGGAATCCTtgtattagaaaatttattacCCTTCCCACCCCTTGCCTCTTTCCTTGTTTTCtagggtttgggtttgattcGAGGAACAATGATTATAAGTTGGTGAGAATTGCCAAAAGTGCCAAACTTTCTCTGGTTGAGGTTTGCTCTGTTAGCGAGAGAGCTTGGAGAGTAGCTAGTGGTGGTGACTTATGTCCGGCTAGGATTACTTGTAGTGTTTTGCACCCACAACCAGCTTCTTTAAATGGAGCTCTTCATTTTGTGGCGAATGATTGGGGCGGTGCCCAGAGTTTAGTAGTTTTGTCATTTGATTTGGGTGATGAGGTTTTCCGTGTGATATCCTTGGCAAATGGTAACTTTGGATCGGGTGCTGATATTGGTATCTCAGTATTCAATGGGTCGCTTTCTCTACTATCTTATAAGTATGAGTGTCAGCATAGGAGGAGAGTCCAGTGTTGTTCGGTTTGGGTTATGAATAAGTATGATGATGTGGATTCTTGGACTAAACAGTTCACTATTGAATTCAATATGCTACATTGGAAAGTGTTAGGTTTCTTGAAGAATGATAATGTATTAGTGCAGAAAGTAGAATCACGTGGTTCGAAGCTCTTGTCATATGACCCTGAGAGTGAACAAGTGAAGAACTTGGGGTTTTATAGAAGCACATATTATTCTTATGCTGATAATTATGTGAGGAATCTTAACTTCTTGACAAACCAAATGATGTAG
- the LOC126723549 gene encoding F-box/kelch-repeat protein At3g23880-like isoform X11 encodes MFEYLPFEVLLEIFHRLPLKSLIQFRCVSKSCNSLITSPAFINFGLTRSHSDSNKLIVRYLDVKSHVERYKLIHEDNDNNEQIQDLEFPLRSRCDCFQLVGSVNGLFCLYEENRFILWNPCIRKFITLPKPSVTGLFPCYLAFLFDSRNNDYKVVRIAYQLVKIRSEGAKPPLVEVYSVREGSWRITSAGDSYPPKITISNWPHQAASLNGAVYFPANDWGEAQSSVVLSFDLGDEVFRVISLPNGKFKLNAHIVTSVFKGLLSLICYEHQHMGEYFMCRVKCCSVWVMKEYGVVDSWTKQFTIDLDMQYWKVLGFWKNDRILVQKIQLDGSMLFSYDLESQQVNNLGFYRSRWYSYCYVDNYVENLVLLDKPNDAVSKRKVSKKRKCR; translated from the coding sequence ATGTTTGAGTATCTGCCATTCGAAGTGTTGCTGGAGATTTTCCATAGACTACCCTTGAAATCCCTAATTCAATTCAGGTGCGTTTCCAAATCATGCAACTCTCTAATTACAAGTCCTGCCTTCATCAATTTCGGTCTCACTCGATCACACTCCGATTCCAACAAATTAATTGTTAGGTATTTGGATGTCAAATCCCATGTAGAGCGCTACAAATTAATACACGAAGACAATGACAATAATGAACAAATTCAAGATCTTGAGTTCCCACTAAGGAGTAGATGCGATTGTTTTCAATTAGTCGGTTCCGTGAATGGATTGTTTTGCCTTTATGAAGAAAACCGCTTTATTCTTTGGAATCCTtgtattagaaaatttattacCCTTCCCAAGCCTTCAGTTACTGGCCTCTTTCCTTGTTATTTAGCGTTTCTGTTTGATTCGAGGAACAATGATTATAAGGTGGTGAGAATTGCATATCAATTGGTAAAAATTAGGTCCGAAGGTGCCAAACCACCTCTGGTTGAGGTTTACTCTGTAAGAGAGGGATCTTGGAGAATAACTAGTGCTGGCGACTCGTATCCGCCTAAGATTACTATTAGTAATTGGCCCCATCAAGCAGCTTCTTTAAATGGAGCTGTTTATTTTCCCGCGAATGATTGGGGCGAAGCCCAGAGTTCAGTAGTTTTGTCATTTGATTTAGGTGATGAGGTTTTCCGCGTGATATCCTTGCCAAAtggtaaattcaaattgaatgCTCATATTGTTACCTCAGTATTCAAAGGATTGCTTTCTCTAATATGTTATGAGCATCAGCATATGGGCGAGTATTTTATGTGCCGTGTCAAGTGTTGTTCTGTTTGGGTTATGAAAGAGTATGGTGTTGTGGATTCTTGGACTAAACAATTCACTATTGACCTCGATATGCAATATTGGAAAGTGTTAGGTTTCTGGAAGAATGATCGTATATTAGTGCAGAAAATTCAACTAGATGGTTCGATGCTCTTTTCATATGACCTTGAGAGCCAACAAGTGAACAATTTGGGATTTTATAGAAGCAGATGGTATTCTTATTGTTATGTTGATAATTATGTGGAGAATCTTGTCTTACTTGACAAACCAAATGATGCAGTTTCCAAGAGGAAAGTGAGCAAGAAGAGGAAGTGCAG
- the LOC126723554 gene encoding F-box protein CPR1-like isoform X2, which produces MFEDLPNEVLYEILHKLPLKSLIQLRYLDVEYHVERYKLIVEDNDNNDSSSSEQIQDFEFPLRSSWAYFQLVGSANGLFCLHQGNRFILWNPCIRKFITLPTPCLFPCFLGFGFDSRNNDYKLVRIAKSAKLSLVEVCSVSERAWRVASGGDLCPARITCSVLHPQPASLNGALHFVANDWGGAQSLVVLSFDLGDEVFRVISLANGNFGSGADIGISVFNGSLSLLSYKYECQHRRRVQCCSVWVMNKYDDVDSWTKQFTIEFNMLHWKVLGFLKNDNVLVQKVESRGSKLLSYDPESEQVKNLGFYRSTYYSYADNYVRNLNFLTNQMM; this is translated from the exons ATGTTTGAGGATCTGCCAAACGAAGTTTTGTACGAGATCCTGCATAAACTACCCTTGAAATCCCTAATTCAATTAAG GTATTTGGATGTCGAATACCATGTAGAGCGCTACAAATTAATTGTCGAAGACAATGACAATAATGATTCCTCCTCATCTGAACAAATTCAAGATTTTGAGTTTCCACTAAGGAGTAGTTGGGCCTATTTTCAATTAGTCGGTTCTGCGAATGGATTGTTTTGCCTTCATCAAGGAAACCGCTTTATTCTTTGGAATCCTtgtattagaaaatttattacCCTTCCCACCCCTTGCCTCTTTCCTTGTTTTCtagggtttgggtttgattcGAGGAACAATGATTATAAGTTGGTGAGAATTGCCAAAAGTGCCAAACTTTCTCTGGTTGAGGTTTGCTCTGTTAGCGAGAGAGCTTGGAGAGTAGCTAGTGGTGGTGACTTATGTCCGGCTAGGATTACTTGTAGTGTTTTGCACCCACAACCAGCTTCTTTAAATGGAGCTCTTCATTTTGTGGCGAATGATTGGGGCGGTGCCCAGAGTTTAGTAGTTTTGTCATTTGATTTGGGTGATGAGGTTTTCCGTGTGATATCCTTGGCAAATGGTAACTTTGGATCGGGTGCTGATATTGGTATCTCAGTATTCAATGGGTCGCTTTCTCTACTATCTTATAAGTATGAGTGTCAGCATAGGAGGAGAGTCCAGTGTTGTTCGGTTTGGGTTATGAATAAGTATGATGATGTGGATTCTTGGACTAAACAGTTCACTATTGAATTCAATATGCTACATTGGAAAGTGTTAGGTTTCTTGAAGAATGATAATGTATTAGTGCAGAAAGTAGAATCACGTGGTTCGAAGCTCTTGTCATATGACCCTGAGAGTGAACAAGTGAAGAACTTGGGGTTTTATAGAAGCACATATTATTCTTATGCTGATAATTATGTGAGGAATCTTAACTTCTTGACAAACCAAATGATGTAG